The DNA sequence CGAGGCGGGAGATGTCCGCGCCGTAGACGTGCAGGGATATCGCGCGCCCCGCGCCCGCGTTCCACACCCGGTGGATGTCACCGGGGGGCGCGAAGCCGCAGACGGCGCCGGTGGGGTTGACGACGTCCTCGGTGGCGATGAGCCGCGCGGACGTGCCGGGCCCGGCCGCGGGCACGAGCCGGTAGCGGCGCTCGTGCTCCTCGCCCTCGTGCACACCGGTCACGCACCACGAGACGTGGTCGTGCACGGACGTGCGCTGGCCGGGCAGCCAGACGAGCGCGACGACGGAGAAGCTGCCGTCGGCCTCCGCGTGCAGGAGGTGCTGGCGGTAGCGGTCGGGATCGCCCTCGCACTGCTCGGGGGTGAGCAGGTCGGCCGCGCCGAGGTGCGGCGCGAGCCGCTCGCCGACGAGGTAGGCGGTCAGGTCCGGCGGCAGGCCGCGGCCGACGGCCTCACGGATGTCGGCGACGAGCGCGTCGGTCCGCTCGGTGGTGCGGGCCGCGGGGGCGTGGTGCGCGGTGGGGGTGGTCATACCAGCAGAGTCGGCCCGCACCATCCATCACGTCCAACGACAGTTTCTTCGCGTTGGGTTAAATGCTGCTTATGGGTTGAGGGTTTGATGGAGTGGCGGGTCGGTGCCGGTCGCTCGGGTCAGCAGCCCATCCGGTTCGCCGCCACCGCCTTCAGCTCGTCCAGGACGAGGGCCGTCGCGGGGATCCTCAGGTGTTCGCGCAGGACGTACGCGGACACCTGTCGCCGCGACGCCGGGTCCAGGGGGCGGCCCGTGACGGAGCGGTGGCACAGAAAGTTGAGGACCAGGCCCGGCATCATCGCGATGCCGAGCCCTTCGGAGACGAGGCTCTGGATGACCAGGTTGTCGTCGGTGGTGAAGGCGATGTCGGGGGCGAAGCCCTGCTCGGCGCACTCGTGCAGGAA is a window from the Streptomyces spectabilis genome containing:
- a CDS encoding cysteine dioxygenase family protein → MTTPTAHHAPAARTTERTDALVADIREAVGRGLPPDLTAYLVGERLAPHLGAADLLTPEQCEGDPDRYRQHLLHAEADGSFSVVALVWLPGQRTSVHDHVSWCVTGVHEGEEHERRYRLVPAAGPGTSARLIATEDVVNPTGAVCGFAPPGDIHRVWNAGAGRAISLHVYGADISRLGTSVRRVYDLPADR